In Paroedura picta isolate Pp20150507F chromosome 6, Ppicta_v3.0, whole genome shotgun sequence, one genomic interval encodes:
- the NSUN3 gene encoding tRNA (cytosine(34)-C(5))-methyltransferase, mitochondrial isoform X3 — protein MGIGTRAFSALIDYQTFSLKIKSGGKLQKQICQVVLNHFEKQYSKELGEAWNSVRRVLTTPQCWQYAVLLNPFNFSSEVENDLLSKGYRLLFPESSSCFRPSFKCYITSVPGRFPAQKHRAGRLKEYYLLNAASILAVLALDIENGEKVLDMCAAPGGKSIATLQYACPGLLQSNEYDNLRSNWLRNTLVSFIPESLMNLVIISQLDGRQIGNLQPERFDKVLVDAPCSNDRSWLFSSDIQQATLRLAQRKELSAVQIQLLRSAIKALHQGGSLVYSTCTLSKAENSDVITHILNTCSSVLPVDISTIARSVSKEFTVASDVQQHELLILPEMGRAWGPMYISKLKKV, from the exons ATGGGGATTGGAACTCGGGCCTTCTCAGCCCTAATAGATTACCAAACATTCTCATTG AAAATAAAATCGGGAGGGAAGCTTCAAAAACAAATATGCCAAGTTGTTCTGAATCATTTTGAAAAACAGTACTCCAAGGAGTTGGGAGAAGCATGGAATTCAGTCAG GAGAGTGCTCACAACCCCCCAATGTTGGCAATATGCTGTTCTTCTTAATCCATTCAATTTTTCCTCTGAAGTGGAGAATGACTTGCTTTCAAAGGGTTATCGGCTCCTTTTCCCAGAATCCTCATCATGTTTTCGGCCGTCATTCAAGTGTTACATCACGAGTGTGCCTGGTAGATTCCCAGctcagaaacacagagctggtaGACTGAAGGAATATTATCTGCTGAATGCAGCTTCAATTCTGGCAGTGCTGGCCCTGGATATAGAGAATGGGGAGAAGGTTTTGGATATGTGTGCTGCTCCAGGAGGTAAATCGATAGCAACACTTCAGTATGCTTGCCCAG GTCTTCTGCAATCCAATGAATATGATAATTTGAGGTCAAATTGGCTGAGAAATACACTAGTGTCTTTCATCCCAGAATCTTTGATGAATCTAGTTATCATTTCTCAGTTGGATGGAAGACAAATTGGAAATCTCCAACCTGAAAGATTTGATAAG GTACTAGTGGATGCCCCATGCTCAAACGACAGAAGCTGGTTGTTCTCTTCTGATATCCAGCAGGCTACCTTAAGGTTAGCACAAAGGAAAGAATTATCTGCTGTACAGATACAGCTGCTAAG GTCTGCAATCAAGGCCTTGCACCAAGGAGGGTCTCTGGTTTATTCCACATGTACTCTTTCTAAGGCAGAGAACAGCGATGTCATAACTCACATCCTTAACACCTGCAGCAGTGTTCTGCCCGTGGATATAAGCACCATAGCCAGATCTGTGTCCAAAGAATTCACTGTTGCTTCAGATGTCCAGCAGCATGAACTTCTAATACTTCCAGAAATGGGAAGAGCATGGGGCCCTATGTACATATCTAAACTAAAGAAAGTATGA
- the NSUN3 gene encoding tRNA (cytosine(34)-C(5))-methyltransferase, mitochondrial isoform X2 produces the protein MASFSSTHVFVFICVLNLYPTVPKVTGLLHGWMGIGTRAFSALIDYQTFSLKIKSGGKLQKQICQVVLNHFEKQYSKELGEAWNSVRRVLTTPQCWQYAVLLNPFNFSSEVENDLLSKGYRLLFPESSSCFRPSFKCYITSVPGRFPAQKHRAGRLKEYYLLNAASILAVLALDIENGEKVLDMCAAPGGKSIATLQYACPGLLQSNEYDNLRSNWLRNTLVSFIPESLMNLVIISQLDGRQIGNLQPERFDKVLVDAPCSNDRSWLFSSDIQQATLRLAQRKELSAVQIQLLRSAIKALHQGGSLVYSTCTLSKAENSDVITHILNTCSSVLPVDISTIARSVSKEFTVASDVQQHELLILPEMGRAWGPMYISKLKKV, from the exons ATGGCTTCATTCTCCAGCactcatgtttttgtttttatttgtgtattgaatttatatcccactgttccCAAGGTGACTGGCCTACTACATGGCTGGATGGGGATTGGAACTCGGGCCTTCTCAGCCCTAATAGATTACCAAACATTCTCATTG AAAATAAAATCGGGAGGGAAGCTTCAAAAACAAATATGCCAAGTTGTTCTGAATCATTTTGAAAAACAGTACTCCAAGGAGTTGGGAGAAGCATGGAATTCAGTCAG GAGAGTGCTCACAACCCCCCAATGTTGGCAATATGCTGTTCTTCTTAATCCATTCAATTTTTCCTCTGAAGTGGAGAATGACTTGCTTTCAAAGGGTTATCGGCTCCTTTTCCCAGAATCCTCATCATGTTTTCGGCCGTCATTCAAGTGTTACATCACGAGTGTGCCTGGTAGATTCCCAGctcagaaacacagagctggtaGACTGAAGGAATATTATCTGCTGAATGCAGCTTCAATTCTGGCAGTGCTGGCCCTGGATATAGAGAATGGGGAGAAGGTTTTGGATATGTGTGCTGCTCCAGGAGGTAAATCGATAGCAACACTTCAGTATGCTTGCCCAG GTCTTCTGCAATCCAATGAATATGATAATTTGAGGTCAAATTGGCTGAGAAATACACTAGTGTCTTTCATCCCAGAATCTTTGATGAATCTAGTTATCATTTCTCAGTTGGATGGAAGACAAATTGGAAATCTCCAACCTGAAAGATTTGATAAG GTACTAGTGGATGCCCCATGCTCAAACGACAGAAGCTGGTTGTTCTCTTCTGATATCCAGCAGGCTACCTTAAGGTTAGCACAAAGGAAAGAATTATCTGCTGTACAGATACAGCTGCTAAG GTCTGCAATCAAGGCCTTGCACCAAGGAGGGTCTCTGGTTTATTCCACATGTACTCTTTCTAAGGCAGAGAACAGCGATGTCATAACTCACATCCTTAACACCTGCAGCAGTGTTCTGCCCGTGGATATAAGCACCATAGCCAGATCTGTGTCCAAAGAATTCACTGTTGCTTCAGATGTCCAGCAGCATGAACTTCTAATACTTCCAGAAATGGGAAGAGCATGGGGCCCTATGTACATATCTAAACTAAAGAAAGTATGA
- the NSUN3 gene encoding tRNA (cytosine(34)-C(5))-methyltransferase, mitochondrial isoform X1: protein MWLLRRPGLLPGIGRRPAARQPRSSHPPAPPEKIKSGGKLQKQICQVVLNHFEKQYSKELGEAWNSVRRVLTTPQCWQYAVLLNPFNFSSEVENDLLSKGYRLLFPESSSCFRPSFKCYITSVPGRFPAQKHRAGRLKEYYLLNAASILAVLALDIENGEKVLDMCAAPGGKSIATLQYACPGLLQSNEYDNLRSNWLRNTLVSFIPESLMNLVIISQLDGRQIGNLQPERFDKVLVDAPCSNDRSWLFSSDIQQATLRLAQRKELSAVQIQLLRSAIKALHQGGSLVYSTCTLSKAENSDVITHILNTCSSVLPVDISTIARSVSKEFTVASDVQQHELLILPEMGRAWGPMYISKLKKV from the exons ATGTGGCTGCTCCGGCGCCCGGGCCTTCTCCCCGGGATTGGCCGCCGTCCCGCCGCCCGCCAGCCACGGAGCTCCCATCCGCCTGCCCCGCCAGAG AAAATAAAATCGGGAGGGAAGCTTCAAAAACAAATATGCCAAGTTGTTCTGAATCATTTTGAAAAACAGTACTCCAAGGAGTTGGGAGAAGCATGGAATTCAGTCAG GAGAGTGCTCACAACCCCCCAATGTTGGCAATATGCTGTTCTTCTTAATCCATTCAATTTTTCCTCTGAAGTGGAGAATGACTTGCTTTCAAAGGGTTATCGGCTCCTTTTCCCAGAATCCTCATCATGTTTTCGGCCGTCATTCAAGTGTTACATCACGAGTGTGCCTGGTAGATTCCCAGctcagaaacacagagctggtaGACTGAAGGAATATTATCTGCTGAATGCAGCTTCAATTCTGGCAGTGCTGGCCCTGGATATAGAGAATGGGGAGAAGGTTTTGGATATGTGTGCTGCTCCAGGAGGTAAATCGATAGCAACACTTCAGTATGCTTGCCCAG GTCTTCTGCAATCCAATGAATATGATAATTTGAGGTCAAATTGGCTGAGAAATACACTAGTGTCTTTCATCCCAGAATCTTTGATGAATCTAGTTATCATTTCTCAGTTGGATGGAAGACAAATTGGAAATCTCCAACCTGAAAGATTTGATAAG GTACTAGTGGATGCCCCATGCTCAAACGACAGAAGCTGGTTGTTCTCTTCTGATATCCAGCAGGCTACCTTAAGGTTAGCACAAAGGAAAGAATTATCTGCTGTACAGATACAGCTGCTAAG GTCTGCAATCAAGGCCTTGCACCAAGGAGGGTCTCTGGTTTATTCCACATGTACTCTTTCTAAGGCAGAGAACAGCGATGTCATAACTCACATCCTTAACACCTGCAGCAGTGTTCTGCCCGTGGATATAAGCACCATAGCCAGATCTGTGTCCAAAGAATTCACTGTTGCTTCAGATGTCCAGCAGCATGAACTTCTAATACTTCCAGAAATGGGAAGAGCATGGGGCCCTATGTACATATCTAAACTAAAGAAAGTATGA